From a region of the Candidatus Methylomirabilota bacterium genome:
- a CDS encoding U32 family peptidase, translated as MAKLMAPGGTRGMAFSVLEAGADTVYVGVRGWSRRGSDTELTDAEVRELCAAARAQGKHVRVVLNTMPSSTEVSLLLKKVDMYAGWGVTGFMISDIGSMVQVRSHFPDITIHVSVGAGLSNALEVKFYHELGASVVILPYRMGIEEVRAIKRSLDVGLEVFLFRTENLDGIVCPGKCTMSSYFSSNRWIDHEGKDYFYGSANRGGDCLRVCQVGWEATNDDREIDGKFGLKGNPLLWLKELSDYIHAGVDYFKVPGRDRSDDLVRDIVRFYRRVVDDLQAFPSDEVTAHYAPELAELKKRWASERRRRDDRLVARAKG; from the coding sequence ATGGCGAAACTGATGGCGCCCGGGGGAACGCGGGGGATGGCCTTCTCGGTCCTGGAGGCGGGGGCCGATACGGTCTATGTCGGCGTCAGGGGATGGAGTCGACGAGGGTCCGACACCGAGCTGACCGATGCGGAGGTCCGTGAGCTCTGTGCGGCGGCACGCGCGCAGGGCAAGCACGTACGGGTGGTGTTGAATACGATGCCCAGCTCAACAGAGGTCTCGCTGCTGTTGAAGAAGGTCGATATGTATGCCGGGTGGGGTGTCACCGGGTTCATGATCAGCGACATCGGCTCGATGGTCCAGGTGCGGTCGCACTTCCCCGATATCACGATCCACGTCAGCGTGGGCGCCGGGCTGAGCAACGCCCTCGAGGTCAAGTTTTATCACGAGCTGGGGGCCAGTGTGGTCATCCTGCCGTACCGGATGGGGATCGAGGAGGTCCGGGCGATCAAGCGATCCCTCGACGTCGGGCTGGAGGTCTTCCTGTTCAGGACCGAGAACCTGGACGGGATCGTCTGTCCCGGCAAGTGTACGATGAGCAGCTACTTCAGCTCGAACCGGTGGATTGATCACGAGGGGAAGGATTACTTTTACGGCAGCGCCAATCGGGGCGGCGATTGTCTGCGGGTCTGTCAGGTCGGGTGGGAGGCGACGAACGACGACCGGGAGATCGACGGAAAGTTCGGCCTGAAAGGCAACCCTCTGCTCTGGCTGAAGGAGCTGTCCGACTATATTCATGCGGGGGTAGACTACTTCAAGGTGCCGGGGCGGGATCGGTCGGATGATCTGGTCAGGGACATCGTTCGGTTCTATAGGCGGGTCGTCGACGATCTGCAGGCCTTCCCGTCCGACGAGGTGACGGCCCACTATGCGCCGGAGCTGGCGGAGCTGAAGAAGCGATGGGCGAGCGAGCGGCGGCGGCGGGACGACCGCCTCGTTGCGCGGGCAAAGGGATGA
- a CDS encoding U32 family peptidase: protein MTTGVQTSTQTVKLLAPGGSLRMALNALAEGADAVYVGARGWSRRSSLMDLTDDEIRELSEAASAMGREIKVALNAMPGPTEMPRLMQKVEAYAGWGVSGFVLSDPGCILAVRRQFPTIDIHVSIGTAVTNRQDIYFYKSLGGSCIILPYRLQPDEVKAIKAEVGMAVEIFLFQPMPLGIVCPGKCIMSSYLVYKEWSEGDDDEMIGSANRGARGCSRVCQGGWDVAASDGEFDGKSTLRNDPFLQLWELPGFVAAGVDYLKIQGRERSEELMRDITRFYRGLIDAIPASGAGLSLEPYVPEWQELRKRWTMERTRRAGVLLGSARQPQ from the coding sequence ATGACGACAGGCGTGCAGACCTCGACGCAGACGGTCAAGCTGCTGGCGCCGGGCGGGAGCCTGCGAATGGCCCTCAATGCGCTGGCCGAGGGGGCCGACGCCGTCTATGTCGGGGCCCGCGGATGGAGCCGCCGATCGTCGCTGATGGACCTGACGGATGATGAGATCAGAGAGTTGAGCGAGGCGGCGAGCGCCATGGGGCGGGAGATCAAGGTGGCCCTGAACGCGATGCCGGGGCCGACCGAGATGCCGCGCCTGATGCAGAAGGTCGAGGCGTACGCCGGGTGGGGCGTGTCCGGGTTTGTCTTGTCGGATCCCGGTTGCATCCTGGCGGTCAGACGGCAGTTCCCGACGATCGACATCCATGTCAGCATCGGGACCGCCGTGACCAACCGGCAGGACATCTACTTTTACAAGTCGCTCGGCGGAAGTTGCATCATCCTACCGTACCGGCTGCAGCCGGATGAGGTGAAGGCGATCAAGGCGGAGGTCGGGATGGCGGTAGAGATCTTTCTCTTTCAGCCGATGCCGCTCGGGATCGTCTGTCCCGGCAAGTGCATCATGAGCAGCTATCTGGTCTACAAGGAGTGGTCGGAGGGCGACGACGACGAGATGATCGGTTCGGCCAATCGCGGCGCACGGGGCTGCTCACGGGTCTGCCAGGGGGGATGGGACGTGGCGGCGTCCGACGGCGAATTCGACGGCAAGAGCACACTGCGCAACGACCCCTTCCTGCAGTTGTGGGAGTTGCCCGGCTTTGTGGCGGCTGGGGTCGATTACCTCAAGATCCAGGGTCGGGAACGGTCGGAAGAGTTGATGCGGGATATCACGCGGTTTTACCGGGGGCTGATCGATGCCATTCCGGCATCCGGCGCCGGGCTGTCGCTGGAGCCGTATGTTCCGGAATGGCAGGAGCTGAGAAAACGGTGGACCATGGAGCGCACGCGCCGCGCCGGTGTCCTACTGGGCAGCGCGCGGCAGCCGCAGTAA